The following is a genomic window from Shewanella avicenniae.
ATTCGAGCTTTATTTGAGTTTTTTCAGCTTCTTACCTGAAGATCCAACTTTCACTTTTACGCGACGGTCGCTCATCCGTTTTTCCGCAACCACTTGATCTTGCGCTTCACTTTCACCCGGACGGCTCTTACCAAATTTGCGGCGACGCTGCAGTTGCTTTAGCAGTGACTCGCGTTGGTTCATTTCATAGCCTGGCATCACAATGCGTTTTAGGCGCTGACCGATCAGCGTTTCAATATCGCTCAGGATGCGTTCTTCTTCGCGGCTGACAAACGAGATTGCGGTGCCATTTTTACCGGCACGGCCAGTACGGCCAATACGGTGTACATAGTCTTCGGCGAGGAATGGCATGTCGTAGTTAATTACGTAATCGAGATCTTTAATGTCCAAACCACGAGCCGCAACTTCGGTAGATACCAGCACGCGGATTTTGCCGGACATAAAGTCTGCCAGCGCGCGACGACGGCTACCGTGAGTCTTTTCACTGTGTACGGCCACCGTTGGAATCCCATCGGCAGATAATTCTTTTGCTAAATGGTCCGCATCTTCACGCGTGGCCGAGAACACCAGCACTTGGTGCCAGTTCTTACGGCCAATTAACTCAGACAACAATTCGCTTTTGCGGCGTTGCTCAACGGGGTAAACCACTTGGCTAACGGTAACTGCGGTGGTGTTGTGAGCATCCGCAGTAATGACTTTTGGCTTTTTCAAAATTTGTTGGGCTAACTGGCGTACACCACCGCTGAAGGTCGCGGAGAACATCAGGTTTTGCCTGTTATCATTCGCCAAATGACGGATTTCATTGATGTCTTTGATAAAGCCCATGTCCAGCATACGGTCGGCTTCATCGAGCACCAGAAAATCCAGCTGCGCTAAACTGATGTTGCCTTGGTTGATGTGTTCCATCAGACGGCCTGGGGTGGCTACCACGATATCGGCACCACGACGAAGTTTGTTTGCTTGGCTGCTGGTTTTAACGCCACCAATCAAGTTAATGACTTCGATATCCAAATAGCGAGCGTATTCTTTGGCATTGGCAGCAACTTGCGCGACGAGTTCGCGTGTCGGCGCGAGGATTAACGCTCTTGGCTGACCACTTACACGCGCTTTAGGCGCATCAATCATGCGTTGTAGCAGCGGCAGTACAAAGGCGGCGGTCTTGCCAGTACCGGTTTGTGCACTCGCTAAAACATCTTGGCCACGACGAACCGCAGGAATCGCCTGTTGCTGAATCGGCGTCATGCTCTCGTAGCCACATTCACTGATAGCGCGGAGGATATCCGGGGCAAAACTATAGGATTCAAATTTCATGCGAGTGTTCCTCAATCTAGACCAATAAGCCTGGGAGTATTACCTCTCGGTAAGTCGGACTGCAGGCGGCCGCGGAGTATAGCAAATAAACGCTGCGGCAAGAAACGTTTGTGTGGCTTGATAGCCATTTCGCCAATAAAAAACCGCTCAAAAGAGCGGTTTTGTTGAACTTGTTGGCTTAGAACCACTTGCTAAACAGCTGCTTGAAGTAATCCATCAGCTTGCTGAACCAGCTGCCTTCGTTGACTTCGTTCAGAGTCACCAGCGGGAATTGGGCGATATCTTTGCCATCCAGCTGGAAGTAAACTCGGCCAACCGTTTTGCCTTTAGCAATCGGTGCGACCAAATCTTCATTCAGCTCAAAGTTCGCTTTTAGGTTTTTCGCTTGGCCACGGGTGATAGTGACCGGGGTATCGGTTACCACTCCCAGATTGATCGTGTCAGTATCGCCGTACCAAATTTTTTGGCTGACAAACACGTCACCCGCTTTATAAGGGGTAACAGTTTCAAAGAAGCGGAAACCATAGTTCAGCAGTTTTTTGCTTTCGGCTTTACGCGCAGCTTCGCTGGCTGTCCCCATTACTACTGAAATCAAACGCATACCATCTTTAGTGGCGGAGGCAACTAAGTTGTAGCCAGCACCTGATGTGTGCCCAGTTTTAATGCCGTCAACTTCTAAGCTGTTATCCCACAGCAGGCCATTACGGTTGTATTGAGTAATGCCGTTGTAAGTGAACGACTTCTCTTTGTAGACCTTATATTCGTTCGGGACGTCGCGGATCAATGCCGCGCCGAGCAGCGCCATATCATAAGCAGTACTCATATGGCCTTCGGCATCTAAGCCGTGGGCGTTCTCAAAGTGCGAGTCTTTCATGCCCAGTTGTTTGGCCCAAGAGTTCATCAAATCAACGAAAGCGTCTTCAGTACCGGCAATGTGTTCGGCCATGGCCACACAAGCATCGTTACCTGATTGAATAATGATGCCGCGGTTCAGATCCGATACTTTGATCTTCTTGCCGACTTCAATAAACATCTTGGAAGAGTCAGAGAAGTTTTTTGACCAAGCATTTTTGGTCACGGTCACTTCATCATCGGGCGACAGATTGCCACGTTTGATCTCTTGACCGATGACATAACTGGTCATCATTTTGGTCAAACTGGCTGGGTTTAACTGTTGATAGGCGTTGCTTTCTGCAATAACACGGCCTGAGTTGTAATCCATCAGCACATAGGCTTTGGCTGCAACATCAGGTGCATCAGGCATTACCATCGGAGCCTGAGGTTGCACATTAGGAACAGGAATAGGATCAGCTTGGACGCTGGTGACAAAAACACCGGCGATAACGGCCAGCGTGGTCAGGGGACGTTTTACAAAATTCATCATTGGCGGATTACGTCGATTGGTAAGTGAATGTCAGCGAATTGTCGCGATTATATCATTGTCGACCTGAATATTCAGTGAAGGTTCCTTCATCTTTTTGATATTGCATAATTATTGGTCAATTTTGCTTAATCCCGAATCAGGAACCCTTTGGGGTAACCGTTGTCGCGCACATGATCCAGCATCTTGCTGGCAATATCTTGATTACTGATGGGCCCTAACTGCAAGCGATAGACATTGTCGCTCTGGTTAATTCGGCTCTTCAATGAGAACTTTTGTTCTAGCGTCGTGGCGAGCTCTTTTGCACGTTGCTGCGAAGAGGAAGCAAACACCTGAATATAAAATTGCGGCGTTTGATTAAGCTGCTCAAGTGCGCGCTTCTCTGGGGCATCCACCATAATCACTTCAAGCCGTATCGGCGCGGTGCCGGTTTGGGTGATCCCGAGTTTATATGCCGCTGCATACGACATATCTAAAATGCGAGTTGAGTGAAACGGACCGCGGTCATTAATACGGATGATGGCACTTTTATTGTTGTTCAGGTTGGTCACTCTGACATAGCTCGGCAATGGCAGCGTTTTATGGGCGCCTGACATGGCATACATATCAAATACCTCACCATTAGAGGTGAGGTGACCATGGAATTTAGCGGCATAATAGGACGCGACACCTTCTTCTATAACGCCTTTACCGCTTTGCAGTACTTGATAATTTTTACCCAGCACTTCGTAATCTTTATTGCCTTGTCGGCTGTAGGGCTCGTAAATCGGCACGGCATCTTCAAGCTGCGACAGGTCAGGCGGGTTGTCCGGCGCTTTGTCCTGCTTCATGCTGTAGCGGCCATCGTTGCGATTTTTGGGCGCTTCTTTAGTCGGCACGCTTGAGCATGCCGTCAACAATAAGCCGCATAAGCTGATGATGAAAAGATTAGTGCGCTGCATGGTGCTTTCTCAATTGTTCGCTAAATTGGTACACCGCCATTGCATACAGCGGACTGCGGTTATAACGGGTAATGACGTAAAAGTTTTTTAGCCCGAGCCAATAATCGGTGTGTTCCGCTTGCTCTAACGCGATAAGCATCGCGGGCTGAGATACATCCAGATCAACACTGTTTTTTAGTGCTACTTCGGGCGATAAAATATCATTCACCGTTTGATTGAGCGGCTTACCGCTCCACACTGCGGCGGTTGGCGTTGTCGTGCTTAGCAGTGGCAATGCGACCAGCGCGCCACGTTGCCATCCATGCTGATGAAAATAGTTCGCCACGCTACCAATGGCGTCAACCGGATTGCCGAGCAAATCACGTCGACCATCGCCATCAAAATCGACCGCATAGGCGAGATAACTCGACGGTATAAATTGACCATAGCCCATGGCACCCGCGTAGGAGCCAAGTGTGGTGTTGACATCTAGCTTTTCGGCTTTGACTAACGCCATAAACTTGCCAAATTCACTGCGAAAAAAATCGGCGCGAGGCGGATAATGAAAGCCCAAGGTGTAGAGCGCATCTTTTACCGGATAAGTGCCCATCACTTTGCCGTATTTGGTTTCTATACCGATAATCGCCACAATGATTTGCGGGTCGACTTGAAACTGTTCCGCCGCTTTAGCAATGGTGGCTTCATGCTGACGCCAAAAATCAACACCTGCTTGCAGGCGTTCGTCGGTGAGAAAAATTGGAAAGTATTTATGCCAAGGCTTGGCTTCCCAAGGTTTAGTGATGGCTTCAATTACCTTCGGCTCAAATTTAGCATTGGCAATAAAGCGGCTCACTTCTTGGCGGCTAAAACCCGCTTTGACTTGGCTGTCGATAAATTGCTGCTGTAGTTGCTCAGGAGAAAGCTGCTCAGAAGAAGGCGCCGCAAATACAGAAGATGCCAGCAAAGCTGACATCAAGATTGGCGCGAGCAGCCGCTTGGTCATCGGCATAAGTACATCCCTTTTAGTTAAGGTTATCTGTCGATAAAGCGTCTGTGGGTATGAATGCTCATTAGAATGCCAAATCCGGCCATCAATGTCAGCATCGATGTGCCGCCGTAACTGATTAACGGTAGCGGCACACCCACCACCGGCAAGATCCCCGACACCATGCCGATGTTTACAAACACGTATACAAAGAAGGTGAGGGTAATGGAACCCGCCAGCAAGCGTGCAAAACTGGTTTGTGCCCGTGATGCAATCACTAAGCCGCGGCCAATGACATAGATATACAAAGCCAACAAGAACAAGCTGCCAATGAGACCAAACTCCTCACCAATCACCGCAAAGATAAAGTCTGTGTGGCGCTCTGGTAAAAACTCTAACTGAGACTGTGTGCCATCCAACCAGCCTTTGCCCCATAACCCACCGGAACCAATGGCGATTTTGGATTGGATGATGTGGTAGCCGGTACCGAGTGGATCTGCTTCGGGGTTGAGCAAGGTCAGCACCCGATTACGTTGATAATCGTGCATTAAAAAGAACCACAGCACTGGCAAAAAGGCCAGCACTGAGATAATTATGCCGCCCACAATCATCCAGCTCATGCCCGATAAAAACAGCACAAATACCCCAGATGCTGCCACTAGAATTGAGGTACCCAAATCCGGCTGCTTCGCGATAAGTAAGGTGGGGACTAACAAAATCACCGCAGCGCCTGCAAGGTAACGCTTCTTTGGTGGCAGTGGGAATTTACTGATGTACCAAGCCATAGTGATTGGGAACGCGAGTTTCATCAGTTCTGACGGCTGAAACTCCATAAAGCCCAGATTAAGCCAGCGCTGGGCCCCTTTATTGATCTCGCCAAAAAAGGTCACCGCAAGCAGCAAGGCGACCCCAGCAAGATAGATGGGCAATGCCCAACGACGATACATCTCAGGGTTAATTTGTGCCAAAAACAGCATTAAGCCGAGTGATAAGCCCATCCGCAGCAGTTGCCGATCCATCATTGCCAAGCTTTCGCCACTGGCCGAATAGATGATGAACAGCCCGTAGCCCATCAGCGCTAACAGCCCCAATAACAGTGGAAGATCAATATGCAGCTTTTGCCAGAAGTTGGGTTTAGTGTTCTGCATTGTGCAACTCCCACTTATCACGCAGCATAAAATCGTCGAGCATTTCTCGGGCAACCGGGCCTGCGTTAGCACCACCCCAGCCGGCGTTTTCGAGTACTACGGCCAATACAATCTTGGGGTTTTCAAACGGTGCGTAGGCCACAATCAAGGCGTTGTCGCGCAGTTTTTCATCAATGGTATCAGCATCATATTTTTCATCTTCAGCAACGCTAAACACCTGCGCGGTACCCGTTTTCATCGCTGCTGTGTAGGGGGCGTCTTTAAAGCGCGAGCTATGGGCCGTTTGCCGCATCGCCTCGGCAATGACGTCCCAGTTACGCTGGTCGTTCAGCACAATGGGCGGCTGCTGATCAGCAGGATTATCGATTTTTGAGGTCACGTCTTTAATCGACTTCAGCAGATGCGGTGTATAGTGTTTGCCTTTGTTGGCTAAGATGGTAAATGCGCTGGCCAGCTGCAATGGCGTTGAAGTCCAGTAGCCTTGGCCAATGCCGATGGAGATGGTGTCACCGATATACCAAGATTGGTTATATTTGAGCCGCTTCCAATCGCGAGATGGCATATTGCCGGCGGATTCTTCGAAAATGTCCACACCGGTATTTTGGCCAAAACCAAATTTGCCCATAAAGTTACTGATGTGATCAATGCCGGTCTTGTAGGCCATCTCGTAGAAGTAGATATCGCACGAGTGCACAATCGCACCATAGACATCCACCCAGCCATGCCCCCAACGCTTCCAGTCGCGGTATTTGCGGTCAACTCCGGGGATCTGCCAATAGCCCGGGTCCCACACACGGGTTTTCTCAGTGACCACTTTGTCATCCAATCCCATCAATGCCATTAACGGTTTAATGGTGGATGCTGGTGCGTACTGGCCTTGGGTGGCGCGGTTAATTAATGGTCTATCCGGCGAGTTCAGCAGATGACTATACTCCTTGCCGCTAATCCCATGGACAAAGTGGTTGCCGTCATAACTCGGGCTGGATGCCATGGCGAGAATGCCGCCATCACGCGGGTCAATCGCCACTATGGAGCCGCGACGACCGCCAAGTAATTCCATGGCCTTTTTCTGCAGCTCTAAATCCAGTGTGAGATACAGATCTTGCCCTGGTTCTGGCGGCTCGACTTTAAGGGTACGGATATGACGGCCGAGGTTGTTTACTTCCTCTTCCATATGGCCGGGCATCCCGTGCAGCAAGGATTCATAAAATTTCTCAATCCCTTGCTTGCCGATATTATTGGTAGCAGCGTAATCCGACCATTTGCCCGTTTGCTCTAACTTGCTGCGGTCACTGTTATTAATGCGCGCAACGTAGCCAAGCACATGGGTCAGCAGGGTGCCTTGCGGATAGAATCTATCAAGCCCAGCTTCTACCGATACACCTTCAAATTTATATTGGTTAACACTGAATTCAGCCACTTGCTCTTCGGTCAGGCGGCTTTTGATGGTTAACGGCTTAAAGCGACGATGAAATTTGAGCGTTTCCATAAAGTCTTGCCGCTCATCATCGCTAATCGGAATGACTTTAGTTAGCTCATCCAGCATGGCGGGGATGTCTTTGACCTTTTCTGGCACCACTTCTAACGAGTAAAACGGCTGGTTTTCGGCTAACAGCTTGCCGTTACGGTCGTAAATCAACCCGCGACTAGGAGCAATAGGGGTCACTCGAATGCGGTTGTCATTCGAGCGGGTGGTGTAGTCTTTAAATGCGGTGATCTGCAGATGGTAAAGGTTACCAATCAACACGCCAATTAGCAGTAACACACAAACAAAGGTAAACAGCGCGCGGCGTTTAAATAGCGATGCTTCCGCCGCATGGTCGTGCATGGTGATGCGCTTTTTTCTATGCACTGAGTCTCTCCGTCCTTTGTTGCCCGTACGGCGTTATTCCCGATGATAGGGATGATTATTATTGATGCTCCACGCGCGGTAGAGACTTTCTGCTACCACGACGCGCACCAGCGGATGCGGCAGCGTGAGCGCAGATAAACACCAGCTTTGTGCGGCGGCTTGCTTACATGCAGGGGCCAATCCCTCTGGCCCACCAATCAACAGACTGACATCACGCCCATCGAGTTGCCATTTTTCCAAATTGCTGGCGAGTTCAGGCGTGGTCCAGTTTTTCCCCGGTAAGTCGAGGGTGACAATATGGTTGCCTTTAGCGACTGCGGCCAGCATCGCTTCGCCTTCTTTTTGCAGAATGCGGGCGATATCAGCATTTTTGCCCCGTTTACCAGCGGGGATTTCAATCAACTCAAACGGCATATCGCGCGGAAAACGGCGCTGATATTCTTCAAATCCGCGAGTGACCCAGTCGGGCATTTTGGTGCCAACGGCAATCAATTGCAGTTTCATAAGCGCTTAAATTTCTGACCAGAGTTTTTCGAGTTGGTATTGCTCGCGGGTGACATCTTGCATCACGTGCAAAATCACATCACCTAAATCCACCAGTACCCATTCGTTGCTATCGCGGCCTTCAACTCCAAGTGGTTCAATTCCGACTGCTTTGGCCGAGCGTACGACGTTATCGGCGATAGCGCGTAAATGGGTGTTCGACGTACCGGTACAAATCACCATGTAATCAGTGACATTGGACTTGTCTGTCACATCCAACACTACTACATCTTTCGCTTTAATATCTTCAACTTTGTCTACTACAAAGGCTTTTAGTTCCGTGCTTTGCACGTGCAGTTCCTCACTCGTCGGTTATTTTGGCGCGCTAGTATAGCGGCAAATAGCGTTTGTATCAGCTTTGATATAACTGCTGTTGCAAAATGAATGCAAGCACAGCGGCGGGTACAGCTTGTTGGCAGGCGGCTATGTCGCTGTTTGCTAGTGCTTGGCGCAATAGGGTTGAAGCATAGGGTTGCAGCTCAATATCCAGCTGAATGATCTCTCCGGCGGATGTTGGCGCGTGGCTGAGATGTTGTGTCGCATTGCTTTGACGTTGTTGCCATGCTGGCCACACCGGATTCTCTGCGGTAAGTTGCCAACCGTCGCGGCCACAGATCACCAGATGGCACAAATCAAACAGCCGTTGCCATTGATGCCACGTCGATAAGGTCACCAAGGAATCAGTGCCCATGATGAAATAAAATGTATCTTCTGGTCTCGCGTCACGCAGCTCTTCAAGGGTGACGACACTGTATGACGGCACTTCGCGCTTGAGTTCGATATCGCAGATAGAAAATGCAGGAAATTCTTGCTGGGCTAACGCCAACATTGCGAGACGTTGCTCTACCGAGGCGCTGGCAGCCGCTTTGTGCGGCGGAATACGGTTTGGCATCAACCATAACTCATCCAGTTGCAGTTGTTGTCTTACCGCCTCTGCTGGACGTAAATGGCCATAGTGCACAGGGTCAAATGTGCCGCCGAAAATCCCAATCCGCATTAATCTAATCCAAATCCACTAAGTTGCGCATGCGCCTTCGCATCAAACAACAAACACAGGTGGCTGACGCCAGTCCAGTCTTCAATGCCCTGACGTTTAAGCTTTAGTTCCAAGGTTGAACAGCAAGATAGCATCCATTCAAGCTGATCTAGTGACAGCCGTGATAACGCGCTTTGATACAGTGGTTGGCGTGAATCCCAGATCCGTAATTTGCTGTAAATGGGCGCCAATGGTTGCCTAGCCTGTGCCGCTGATTGCAGTTGCCACAGAATGGTCAGCTCTTTTTGCAGCGCCCAATGAATGATGGGCATGGCGGTATCTTCTGCTTTGAGCTGCACCAGCATGTGTTGCGCTTTATCTTGGCGATTTTCCAGCAAGGCATCGACCAATTGAAACACGTTAAAGCGCGACTGATCTTCAAAATACTGTGCCAGTTCATCGGCACTGACTGGGCGGCTTGCTGCTAACAGCTGGAGTAACTGCAAGGCTTGATCGGCGGCCAGCAGGTTGCCTTCGTAGAGATTGGCGAGCATGGCGCGGGCATCATTTTGCAGATTAAGCCGATAAAACTGAATGCGTCCTTCAAGCCAGCGCTGAAACTGCGCCGCTTCCGGCGTAGTGCAGGGTACGAAAATCCCATCTTTATCGAGTGCTTTGAACCACTTGCTTGATTGCTGCTCGCGGGCCAGCTTAGGGCCGCTCAAAATAAGCATCACATCAGAATTCTGGCTATTGAGCAGTTGTTGCAGCATCGCGCTGCCATCCGTGCCGGGTTTGGCTTGTGGCAGATGTAATTCGATGATGCGGCGACTGGCAAACAGACTCATGGCATTCCACTCGTTAGCGAGATCTTGCCAGTTGAAGCTGTTGTCTTGTTCCAGTTGAATGCGTTCTTCAAAGCCTTGGGCTTTGGCGGCAGCGATAAGCTGCCCTTTGGCATTATTTAACAACCATGGGTCGTCGCCAAAGAGCAGATAGCAAGGTTTGAGCGTGTTAAGTTGCCGATGGAGTTGATCCGGATAGACCCGCATCAGTTGACCTCGGTAGATGCCAAGGTCTGAATAATGTAATCGGCCGCTTGAACCCGCATCTCCTTCACCAGCAAGTTCATCTCACGACTCTTTGCCAATGCGGTACGCGGGTCGTCTTGGTAGTCACGACGAATTTCGGCACTGAATTTTTGTGCCTCTTTGTTCGGTAATGCCACACTGAAATCTACATGATAAATCAGCTCATATTCAGCCACGTTACCGGTGGAATAGAGCGATAGCGTTGAACGCTCCAGCGAGTCTTTGATTAAGGTCAGTCGTGGTAACTCTTTGCTTTGTGGTTGAATGCTGATGTTATGCAACCTCAGTCTATCGCGCACTAAGCGGCTCAGTTCACTGTACTGATCTTGTGTCTGCAGGCTCAACACCCGCAACTCGTTTGGAATCGAATAGCTGCCTTGCAAGTGAAAACCGCAGCCAGCACTGGTCAGTATGACCAGTGCCAGTAAGCAAGTTGTCAGAGGCTTCAAACGCTTGATAGTTTTCAGCATGAAATCCCTTATCAGTTCGCCACGATGTTGAGCAGTTTACCTGGCACGAAAATCACTTTACGGATGGTGACACCTTCAAGGTATTTCTGTACCGGCTCTTCTGCCATCGCGACAGCTTCGACTTGTGCTTGGGTTGCATCAGCTGCCACTGTCACTTTTGCGCGCAGTTTGCCGTTAACTTGTACCACGATCAGCTTGCTGTCTTCCACCAATGCGGCTTCGTCAACTTCAGGCCATGCTGCAGTTTCAATCGCATCAGTATTGCCCAGCTCGGTCCACAGCACAGAACTCAGGTGTGGCGTAATTGGGTACAGCAAACGTACCACGGCGGTCAGTGCCTCAACCAACAGGGCTTTATCCTGTTCAGTGGTTTGTGGCGCTTTTTGCAGATGGTTCATCAGTTCCATCACTGCAGCGACTGCAGTGTTGAACATCTGACGGCGACCGATATCATCAGTCACTTTAGCGATGGTTTTGTGCAACTCACGACGCAGCGCTTTCTGGTCGGCATTCAGTGCAGCAACGTCCAGCGCAGCGATTTCACCCGCAGCAGTCAAATCAAATGCCAATTTCCACAGACGTTTGATAAAGCGGTGTGCGCCTTCAACGCCTGATTCTTGCCATTCCAACGTCATTTCTGGCGGAGCAGCAAACATCATAAACAGACGTACCGTGTCGGCGCCGTATTTTTCTACCATCAGCTGCGGGTCGATACCGTTGTTTTTCGATTTCGACATTTTGCTCATGCCGGTGTACACCAGCTCATGACCTTGGTTATCGAGCGCTTTTACGATACGGCCTTTGTCATCACGCTCTTCAATGGTGGCATCCAGTGGGGAAACCCACACACGCGCACCTTTGTCGTCGGTGTAGTAGAAGGCATCTGCCAACACCATACCTTGGGTCAGCAGGCGTTTTGCAGGTTCGTTAGATTGCACCAAGCCAGCATCGCGCAGCAGTTTGTGGAAGAAACGGAAGTACAACAAGTGCATACAGGCGTGTTCGATACCGCCAATATATTGATCCACTGGCAGCCAGTAGTTGGCTTTGCTTGGATCTAGCATTTGATCCGCTTTTGGCGAGCAGTAACGGGCGTAGTACCAGCTTGATTCCATAAAGGTATCAAAGGTGTCGGTTTCACGCAGTGCTGGCTGGCCATTCACGGTAGTTTGTGCCCACGCTTTGTCGGCTTTG
Proteins encoded in this region:
- a CDS encoding serine hydrolase, with protein sequence MMNFVKRPLTTLAVIAGVFVTSVQADPIPVPNVQPQAPMVMPDAPDVAAKAYVLMDYNSGRVIAESNAYQQLNPASLTKMMTSYVIGQEIKRGNLSPDDEVTVTKNAWSKNFSDSSKMFIEVGKKIKVSDLNRGIIIQSGNDACVAMAEHIAGTEDAFVDLMNSWAKQLGMKDSHFENAHGLDAEGHMSTAYDMALLGAALIRDVPNEYKVYKEKSFTYNGITQYNRNGLLWDNSLEVDGIKTGHTSGAGYNLVASATKDGMRLISVVMGTASEAARKAESKKLLNYGFRFFETVTPYKAGDVFVSQKIWYGDTDTINLGVVTDTPVTITRGQAKNLKANFELNEDLVAPIAKGKTVGRVYFQLDGKDIAQFPLVTLNEVNEGSWFSKLMDYFKQLFSKWF
- the rsfS gene encoding ribosome silencing factor, producing the protein MQSTELKAFVVDKVEDIKAKDVVVLDVTDKSNVTDYMVICTGTSNTHLRAIADNVVRSAKAVGIEPLGVEGRDSNEWVLVDLGDVILHVMQDVTREQYQLEKLWSEI
- the mltB gene encoding lytic murein transglycosylase B, with the protein product MPMTKRLLAPILMSALLASSVFAAPSSEQLSPEQLQQQFIDSQVKAGFSRQEVSRFIANAKFEPKVIEAITKPWEAKPWHKYFPIFLTDERLQAGVDFWRQHEATIAKAAEQFQVDPQIIVAIIGIETKYGKVMGTYPVKDALYTLGFHYPPRADFFRSEFGKFMALVKAEKLDVNTTLGSYAGAMGYGQFIPSSYLAYAVDFDGDGRRDLLGNPVDAIGSVANYFHQHGWQRGALVALPLLSTTTPTAAVWSGKPLNQTVNDILSPEVALKNSVDLDVSQPAMLIALEQAEHTDYWLGLKNFYVITRYNRSPLYAMAVYQFSEQLRKHHAAH
- the rlmH gene encoding 23S rRNA (pseudouridine(1915)-N(3))-methyltransferase RlmH — its product is MKLQLIAVGTKMPDWVTRGFEEYQRRFPRDMPFELIEIPAGKRGKNADIARILQKEGEAMLAAVAKGNHIVTLDLPGKNWTTPELASNLEKWQLDGRDVSLLIGGPEGLAPACKQAAAQSWCLSALTLPHPLVRVVVAESLYRAWSINNNHPYHRE
- the nadD gene encoding nicotinate-nucleotide adenylyltransferase, translated to MRIGIFGGTFDPVHYGHLRPAEAVRQQLQLDELWLMPNRIPPHKAAASASVEQRLAMLALAQQEFPAFSICDIELKREVPSYSVVTLEELRDARPEDTFYFIMGTDSLVTLSTWHQWQRLFDLCHLVICGRDGWQLTAENPVWPAWQQRQSNATQHLSHAPTSAGEIIQLDIELQPYASTLLRQALANSDIAACQQAVPAAVLAFILQQQLYQS
- a CDS encoding septal ring lytic transglycosylase RlpA family protein, with the protein product MQRTNLFIISLCGLLLTACSSVPTKEAPKNRNDGRYSMKQDKAPDNPPDLSQLEDAVPIYEPYSRQGNKDYEVLGKNYQVLQSGKGVIEEGVASYYAAKFHGHLTSNGEVFDMYAMSGAHKTLPLPSYVRVTNLNNNKSAIIRINDRGPFHSTRILDMSYAAAYKLGITQTGTAPIRLEVIMVDAPEKRALEQLNQTPQFYIQVFASSSQQRAKELATTLEQKFSLKSRINQSDNVYRLQLGPISNQDIASKMLDHVRDNGYPKGFLIRD
- the holA gene encoding DNA polymerase III subunit delta — its product is MRVYPDQLHRQLNTLKPCYLLFGDDPWLLNNAKGQLIAAAKAQGFEERIQLEQDNSFNWQDLANEWNAMSLFASRRIIELHLPQAKPGTDGSAMLQQLLNSQNSDVMLILSGPKLAREQQSSKWFKALDKDGIFVPCTTPEAAQFQRWLEGRIQFYRLNLQNDARAMLANLYEGNLLAADQALQLLQLLAASRPVSADELAQYFEDQSRFNVFQLVDALLENRQDKAQHMLVQLKAEDTAMPIIHWALQKELTILWQLQSAAQARQPLAPIYSKLRIWDSRQPLYQSALSRLSLDQLEWMLSCCSTLELKLKRQGIEDWTGVSHLCLLFDAKAHAQLSGFGLD
- the mrdA gene encoding penicillin-binding protein 2, yielding MHRKKRITMHDHAAEASLFKRRALFTFVCVLLLIGVLIGNLYHLQITAFKDYTTRSNDNRIRVTPIAPSRGLIYDRNGKLLAENQPFYSLEVVPEKVKDIPAMLDELTKVIPISDDERQDFMETLKFHRRFKPLTIKSRLTEEQVAEFSVNQYKFEGVSVEAGLDRFYPQGTLLTHVLGYVARINNSDRSKLEQTGKWSDYAATNNIGKQGIEKFYESLLHGMPGHMEEEVNNLGRHIRTLKVEPPEPGQDLYLTLDLELQKKAMELLGGRRGSIVAIDPRDGGILAMASSPSYDGNHFVHGISGKEYSHLLNSPDRPLINRATQGQYAPASTIKPLMALMGLDDKVVTEKTRVWDPGYWQIPGVDRKYRDWKRWGHGWVDVYGAIVHSCDIYFYEMAYKTGIDHISNFMGKFGFGQNTGVDIFEESAGNMPSRDWKRLKYNQSWYIGDTISIGIGQGYWTSTPLQLASAFTILANKGKHYTPHLLKSIKDVTSKIDNPADQQPPIVLNDQRNWDVIAEAMRQTAHSSRFKDAPYTAAMKTGTAQVFSVAEDEKYDADTIDEKLRDNALIVAYAPFENPKIVLAVVLENAGWGGANAGPVAREMLDDFMLRDKWELHNAEH
- the rodA gene encoding rod shape-determining protein RodA is translated as MQNTKPNFWQKLHIDLPLLLGLLALMGYGLFIIYSASGESLAMMDRQLLRMGLSLGLMLFLAQINPEMYRRWALPIYLAGVALLLAVTFFGEINKGAQRWLNLGFMEFQPSELMKLAFPITMAWYISKFPLPPKKRYLAGAAVILLVPTLLIAKQPDLGTSILVAASGVFVLFLSGMSWMIVGGIIISVLAFLPVLWFFLMHDYQRNRVLTLLNPEADPLGTGYHIIQSKIAIGSGGLWGKGWLDGTQSQLEFLPERHTDFIFAVIGEEFGLIGSLFLLALYIYVIGRGLVIASRAQTSFARLLAGSITLTFFVYVFVNIGMVSGILPVVGVPLPLISYGGTSMLTLMAGFGILMSIHTHRRFIDR
- a CDS encoding DEAD/DEAH box helicase — protein: MKFESYSFAPDILRAISECGYESMTPIQQQAIPAVRRGQDVLASAQTGTGKTAAFVLPLLQRMIDAPKARVSGQPRALILAPTRELVAQVAANAKEYARYLDIEVINLIGGVKTSSQANKLRRGADIVVATPGRLMEHINQGNISLAQLDFLVLDEADRMLDMGFIKDINEIRHLANDNRQNLMFSATFSGGVRQLAQQILKKPKVITADAHNTTAVTVSQVVYPVEQRRKSELLSELIGRKNWHQVLVFSATREDADHLAKELSADGIPTVAVHSEKTHGSRRRALADFMSGKIRVLVSTEVAARGLDIKDLDYVINYDMPFLAEDYVHRIGRTGRAGKNGTAISFVSREEERILSDIETLIGQRLKRIVMPGYEMNQRESLLKQLQRRRKFGKSRPGESEAQDQVVAEKRMSDRRVKVKVGSSGKKLKKLK